A region from the Takifugu rubripes chromosome 22, fTakRub1.2, whole genome shotgun sequence genome encodes:
- the copb2 gene encoding coatomer subunit beta', whose translation MPLRLDIKRRLTARSDRVKSVDLHPTEPWMLASLYNGSVCVWNHETQTLVKTFEVCDLPVRAAKFVARKNWVITGADDMQIRVFNYNTLERVHMFEAHSDYIRCIAVHPTQPYILTSSDDMLIKLWDWEKKWSCSQVFEGHTHYVMQIVINPKDNNQFASASLDRTIKVWQLGSSSPNFTLEGHEKGVNCIDYYSGGDKPYLISGADDRQVKIWDYQNKTCVQTLEGHAQNVSCVSFHPELPIIITGSEDGTVRIWHSSTYRLESTLNYGMERVWCVCGLRGSNNVALGYDEGSIIIKVGREEPAMSMDTNGKIIWAKHSEVQQANLKAMGDAEIKDGERLPLAVKDMGSCEIYPQTIQHNPNGRFVVVCGDGEYIIYTAMALRNKSFGSAQEFVWAHDSSEYAIRESNSLVKLFKNFKEKKSFKPDFGAEGIYGGFLLGVRSVNGLAFYDWENTELIRRVEIQPKHIFWSDSGELVCIATEESFFILRYMAEKVAASQENNEGVTEDGIEDAFEVQGEIQEIVKTGLWVGDCFIYTSSVNRLNYYVGGEIVTIAHLDRTMYLLGYIPKDDRLYLGDKELNIVSYSLLVSVLEYQTAVMRRDFGMADKVLPTIPKEQRTRVAHFLEKQGFKQQALAVSTDPEHRFELALQLGELKIAYQLATEAESEQKWKQLAELAISKCQFGLAQECLHHAQDYGGLLLLATASGNTTMVGKLAEGAERDGKNNVAFMTYFLQGKLDQCLELLIKTNRLPEAAFLARTYLPSQVSRVVKLWRENLAKVNQKAAESLADPTEYENLFPGLKEAFAAESYLKETSSGTSRPARDYPLVTLNEDRNILEEAQGYEPKGSVFPPVSKDCGEPEVDSPTPPEAPPVICEPPELAIAEPITDEEEKEILIDSENKKSLDELDVDLDNMDLDDIDTSDVNLDDDFLDD comes from the exons ATG CCTCTGAGGCTGGACATTAAACGGAGGCTGACAGCCAGGTCTGACCGAGTGAAGAGTGTGGATCTTCACCCAACAGAACCATGGATGCTGGCTAGTCTTTACAACGGCAGCGTCTGTGTGTGGAACCACGAAACACAG ACTCTTGTCAAGACATTTGAAGTGTGCGACCTCCCTGTCAGAGCTGCTAAGTTCGTGGCAAGGAAGAACTGGGTCATCACAGGAGCG GATGATATGCAAATCCGTGTGTTCAACTATAATACCCTGGAACGCGTGCACATGTTTGAGGCCCACTCTGACTACATTCGTTGCATTGCTGTCCATCCAACGCAGCCCTACATCCTTACTAGCAGTG ATGATATGTTGATCAAATTGTGGGACTGGGAGAAGAAGTGGTCATGTAGCCAGGTGTTTGAGGGTCACACTCACTATGTCATGCAGATAGTAATCAACCCCAAGGACAACAACCAGTTTGCCAGTGCTTCTCTGGACAGAACAATTAAG GTTTGGCAGTTGGGCTCTTCATCCCCCAATTTCACTTTGGAGGGACATGAGAAAGGAGTCAATTGTATCGACTATTATAGTGGTGGAGATAAGCCTTACCTCATCTCAGGAGCTGATGACCGCCAAGTCAAGATCTGGGACTACCAG AATAAGACCTGTGTTCAGACTCTGGAGGGTCATGCCCAGAATGTCTCTTGCGTTAGCTTCCACCCTGAGCtgcccatcatcatcactggatCAGAGGACG GCACGGTGCGCATCTGGCATTCGAGCACATACCGCCTGGAAAGCACTTTGAACTATGGCATGGAGAGagtttggtgtgtgtgcggTCTCAGAGGTTCCAATAATGTGGCTCTGGGTTATGATGAAGGCAGTATCATCATCAAG GTTGGTCGTGAGGAGCCAGCCATGTCCATGGACACCAATGGGAAGATCATTTGGGCTAAACACAGTGAGGTACAGCAAGCCAATCTGAAAGCTATGGGAGATGCTGAAATCAAGGATGGGGAGAGGTTGCCTTTGGCTGTTAAAGACATGGGCAGCTGTGAAATTTACCCCCAAACCATTCAGCATAACCCCAATGGAAG GTTTGTCGTGGTGTGTGGAGATGGAGAGTATATCATCTACACTGCAATGGCTTTGAGAAATAAGAGTTTTGGATCAGCTCAGGAGTTTGTCTGGGCGCATGATTCCTCTGA GTATGCCATTAGAGAGAGCAACAGTCTGGTCAAGCTATTTAAAAATTTCAAGGAAAAGAAATCTTTCAAGCCTGATTTTGGAGCTGAGG GCATTTATGGAGGTTTCTTGCTTGGTGTAAGATCTGTGAATGGCCTGGCATTTTATGACTGGGAGAACACTGAATTGATCCGTCGCGTAGAGATCCAGCCTAAACAT ATCTTCTGGTCAGACTCTGGTGAGCTGGTCTGCATTGCTACAGAGGAGTCCTTCTTCATCCTGCGTTACATGGCAGAGAAAGTAGCTGCTTCACAGGAGAACAATGAAGGAGTCACTGAAGATGGTATTGAAGATGCCTTTGAG GTGCAGGGAGAGATTCAGGAGATTGTGAAGACGGGACTCTGGGTTGGGGACTGTTTCATCTATACCAGCTCCGTGAACAGGCTCAACTACTACGTAGGAGGAGAGATTGTCACTATTGCTCATCTTGACAG AACCATGTATCTTCTGGGTTACATACCCAAAGATGACCGCCTGTACCTGGGTGACAAAGAGCTCAACATAGTTAGTTACTCCCTTTTGGTGTCTGTCCTGGAGTACCAGACTGCTGTAATGAGAAGGGACTTTGGAATGGCTGACAAGGTACTCCCCACAATTCCCAAAGAACAGAGGACCAGGGTGgcacatttcctggaaaagcag ggTTTCAAGCAGCAGGCACTGGCTGTGTCCACAGACCCAGAGCATCGGTTTGAGTTGGCACTGCAGCTGGGAGAGTTGAAGATTGCCTACCAGCTCGCTACTGAGGCTGAG TCGGAGCAGAAGTGGAAGCAGCTGGCTGAGCTGGCTATCAGTAAATGCCAGTTTGGCCTGGCCCAGGAGTGCCTTCACCACGCCCAGGATTACGGcggcctgctcctcctcgccACAGCCTCTGGAAACACCACAATGGTGGGCAAATTGGctgagggggcagagagggatGGCAAGAACAACGTTGCCTTCATGACCTACTTCTTGCAGGGGAA ACTTGATCAGTGTCTGGAGCTcctgatcaaaacaaaccgaCTACCTGAAGCTGCCTTTCTGGCTCGAACCTACCTTCCCAGTCAGGTATCACGTGTGGTAAAATTATGGCGAGAGAATCTGGCTAAGGTCAACCAGAAG GCTGCTGAGTCTTTAGCAGACCCTACAGAGTATGAGAACCTATTTCCAGGCCTAAAGGAGGCATTCGCAGCAGAGTCTTACCTCAAAGAGACCTCCTCGGGCACCAGTAGGCCTGCCAGAGATTACCCTCTCGTCACA CTCAATGAGGACAGAAATATTCTGGAGGAGGCTCAAGGCTACGAGCCAAAGGGAAGCGTCTTTCCCCCCGTGTCCAAG GATTGTGGTGAACCAGAGGTGGATAGCCCCACCCCTCCAGAAGCCCCTCCAGTAATATGTGAACCACCTGAACTGGCTATAGCGGAGCCTATAACggatgaggaagagaaggaaatcCTCATAGATTCAGAAAACAAGAAG agtctggatgagctggacgtGGATTTGGACAACATGGACCTGGATGACATTGACACCTCTGATGTTAACCTGGATGATGACTTCCTGGATGATTAA
- the LOC101065707 gene encoding retinol-binding protein 1: MPVDLNGYWKMISNDNFEEYMKALDVNVAIRKIANLLKPDKDITHDGDHIVIKTLSTFKNYNMDFYVGQEFEEDLSGVDDRKCMTTITWEGDKLVCVQKGEIEGRGWTHWVEGDELHLELRAGGAVCQQVFKKT; this comes from the exons ATGCCAGTCGACCTGAACGGATATTGGAAAATGATTTCCAATGATAATTTCGAGGAGTACATGAAGGCTCTAG ATGTGAACGTCGCCATCAGGAAAATCGCCAATTTGCTTAAGCCCGACAAGGACATCACTCACGACGGGGATCATATTGTCATCAAAACCCTCAGCACCTTCAAAAACTACAACATGGACTTCTATGTCGGCCAGGAGTTTGAGGAGGATCTGTCGGGGGTGGATGACAGAAAATGCATG ACGACTATCACCTGGGAGGGAGAtaagctggtgtgtgtgcagaagggAGAGATCGAAGGACGCGGTTGGACCCACTGGGTGGAGGGAGATGAGCTTCATCTG GAGttgagagctggaggagctgtttgCCAGCAGGTGTTCAAGAAGACATAA
- the nmnat3 gene encoding nicotinamide/nicotinic acid mononucleotide adenylyltransferase 3, whose amino-acid sequence MASHRIPLVLLACGSFNPITNQHMRLFELARDHMHRTGQYQVVSGIMSPVSDNYGKQGLVLAKHRTAMAKLALQSSNWVTVDEWESQQPDWTETAVTMRYHHEQILKRYEQSKPTFTSSDKNIASLSDVPPQLKLLCGADFLDTFKIPGMWRDDHVEEVVGRFGLICVSRGALQPERAVHESDALTRHSGSIHLVREWVRNETSATEVRRALRRGMSVKYLIPDSVIEYIHQHNLYTEDSERRNADAVLRPLAKQARRPVRSLSD is encoded by the exons ATGGCCTCCCACCGCATTCCCCTAGTCTTGCTGGCCTGTGGCTCCTTTAATCCAATCACCAACCAGCACATGAGGCTGTTTGAGTTGGCCAGAGACCACATGCACAGAACAG GTCAGTACCAAGTAGTGAGCGGCATCATGTCCCCTGTGAGCGATAACTATGGGAAGCAAGGCCTGGTACTGGCTAAGCACCGAACTGCCATGGCAAAGCTGGCGCTCCAGAGCTCCAACTGGGTCACAGTTGATGAATGGGAGAGCCAGCAGCCAGACTGGACAGAGACTGCAGTCACCATGAG ATATCATCATGAGCAAATACTGAAGCGGTATGAGCAGAGCAAGCCAACCTTCACCAGCTCCGATAAGAACATCGCTTCCCTTTCAG ATGTCCCcccacagctgaagctcctgtgCGGTGCAGACTTCCTAGACACATTCAAAATTCCCGGCATGTGGCGAGATGACCACGTGGAGGAGGTGGTCGGCCGCTTCGGCCTCATCTGCGTCAGCCGGGGGGCGCTGCAGCCCGAGAGGGCGGTGCACGAGTCGGACGCGCTCACACGCCACTCCGGGAGCATCCACCTGGTGAGGGAGTGGGTGAGGAACGAGACCAGCGCCACCGAGGTGCGCCGGGCTCTGAGACGAGGGATGAGCGTCAAATACCTGATCCCAGACTCGGTGATAGAATACATTCACCAGCACAACCTCTACACGGAAGACAGCGAGAGGAGGAATGCAGATGCGGTCCTGCGGCCGCTCGCCAAACAGGCACGGCGCCCTGTGAGGAGCCTCAGCGACTGA